A DNA window from Pyrus communis chromosome 3, drPyrComm1.1, whole genome shotgun sequence contains the following coding sequences:
- the LOC137727657 gene encoding uncharacterized protein, which yields MSHANLMSNYFNPNSVYTEEDFRRRFRMRRRVFERLLCDVQQGNPYFRQKRDRAGHPGFSPHQKVIVALRMMVYGSPTDSMKETHGMFESTCLDTLEQFCDIIVHVYKDEYRSKPNQEDLN from the coding sequence ATGTCGCATGCCAATTTGATGAGCAattacttcaaccccaactcggtgtacacagaagaggatttcagacgTCGTTTCCGGATGAGGCGTCGTGTCTTCGAGCGATTACTTTGTGATGTCCAGCAGGGcaatccatactttcgacagAAACGGGACAGAGCGGGCCAccctggtttctcacctcatcagaaggttaTTGTTGCACTCCGAATGATGGTCTATGGCTCCCCAACTGATTCGATGAAAGAAACCCATGGTATGtttgagtctacatgccttgatactcttgAACAATTTTGTGACATAATTGTTCATGTTTACAAAGACGAGTACCGCAGcaagccaaatcaagaagatttGAATTAG